Proteins encoded within one genomic window of Kibdelosporangium phytohabitans:
- a CDS encoding dolichyl-phosphate-mannose--protein mannosyltransferase — protein sequence MTALVTGSDRQSADAAQEAAPRTKAPGADPADSLLGRPMPTDRLRGWLVAGVLAVIGGIVRLQNLGFPTHDGTPVFDEKHYTPQAWQMLRNGGFEDNPGYELTVHPPLAKQLIAVGEWLFGYNGWGWRFTAAILGTLMVLMIVRIARRLTRSTLLGAVAGILLICDGVLHLMSRSGMLDIFIAFFILAAFGCVLLDRDQMRQRLAVTVREGWVNDSIYGPRLGFRWWRFAAGVSLGLACASKWGGLYWVAAFGLLTVIWDATARRSAGVAHPWLGAIRRDLLPGLWALLLVPILVYVATWWAWFGSETGVDRHLVTTWWGPFGPALRSLFDYSANVLNFHESLVTKPNEPHPWESKPWTWPMGLRPMLYYWDSTTTGCGESQCVSATMLIGTPAMWWLAFPMLAWGLWRMFGRLDWRYTAVVVAYLAGLLPWFLNLDRQMYFFYMTPVSAFLILGLVLPLGQILGTAKDGYERRGTGLLVVAIYVGLVVANFIWLWPILNGDSITNARWQAELWLPSWR from the coding sequence GTGACTGCCCTCGTGACCGGGTCCGACCGCCAGTCGGCCGACGCCGCGCAGGAGGCGGCTCCCCGGACGAAAGCGCCGGGTGCCGATCCCGCGGACAGCCTGCTCGGCCGCCCCATGCCGACCGATCGGCTGCGGGGCTGGCTGGTCGCGGGTGTCCTCGCTGTCATCGGCGGGATCGTCCGGCTGCAGAACCTCGGCTTCCCCACCCACGACGGCACCCCTGTCTTCGACGAGAAGCACTACACGCCTCAGGCGTGGCAGATGCTGCGCAACGGCGGTTTCGAGGACAACCCCGGATATGAGCTGACGGTCCACCCGCCGCTGGCCAAGCAGTTGATCGCTGTCGGTGAGTGGCTGTTCGGCTACAACGGCTGGGGCTGGCGGTTCACCGCCGCCATCCTCGGCACGCTGATGGTTCTCATGATCGTGCGGATCGCCCGGCGGCTCACCCGGTCGACCCTGCTCGGCGCGGTCGCCGGGATCCTGCTGATCTGCGACGGTGTCCTGCACCTGATGAGCCGGTCCGGGATGTTGGACATCTTCATCGCGTTCTTCATCCTCGCCGCGTTCGGGTGTGTGCTGCTCGACCGGGATCAGATGCGGCAACGGCTCGCGGTCACCGTCCGTGAGGGGTGGGTCAACGATTCGATCTACGGCCCGCGGCTCGGTTTCCGCTGGTGGCGGTTTGCCGCCGGGGTCAGCCTCGGGCTCGCCTGCGCGTCGAAGTGGGGTGGCCTGTACTGGGTTGCCGCGTTCGGCCTGCTGACGGTCATCTGGGACGCCACCGCGCGCAGGTCGGCGGGAGTCGCGCATCCCTGGCTCGGCGCGATCCGCCGTGACCTGCTGCCGGGCCTGTGGGCGTTGCTGCTCGTCCCGATCCTGGTCTACGTGGCCACGTGGTGGGCGTGGTTCGGCAGCGAGACCGGGGTCGACCGGCACCTGGTGACGACGTGGTGGGGCCCGTTCGGCCCGGCGCTGCGTTCCCTGTTCGACTACTCCGCCAACGTGCTGAACTTCCACGAGTCACTCGTGACCAAACCCAACGAGCCGCACCCGTGGGAGTCGAAGCCGTGGACGTGGCCGATGGGCCTGCGCCCGATGCTCTACTACTGGGACAGCACCACGACCGGCTGCGGCGAGAGCCAGTGCGTCAGCGCGACCATGCTGATCGGCACCCCGGCGATGTGGTGGCTGGCGTTCCCGATGCTCGCGTGGGGCCTGTGGCGGATGTTCGGCAGGCTGGACTGGCGGTACACCGCCGTCGTCGTGGCCTACCTCGCGGGCCTGCTGCCGTGGTTTCTCAACCTCGACCGGCAGATGTACTTCTTCTACATGACGCCGGTGTCGGCGTTCCTGATCCTCGGCCTCGTGCTGCCGCTCGGCCAGATCCTCGGCACGGCGAAGGACGGCTACGAGCGCCGCGGGACCGGCCTGCTGGTGGTGGCGATCTACGTCGGCCTGGTGGTCGCCAACTTCATCTGGCTCTGGCCGATCCTCAACGGCGACTCGATCACCAACGCGCGCTGGCAAGCCGAACTCTGGCTCCCCTCCTGGCGCTGA
- the rsmI gene encoding 16S rRNA (cytidine(1402)-2'-O)-methyltransferase: MSDVNAVSGSGRLVLAATPLGDAKDASTRLTEALAGADVIAAEDTRRLRALASALGVSPSGRVVSFYDAVETSRIPNLIEAMTEGSTVLLVTDAGMPSVSDPGYRLVTACIAADVPVTCLPGPSAVTTALAVSGLPCDRFTFEGFAPRKAGERGRWLGELAEERRTAVFFESPHRLAETLAQAVEVLGEDRAAAVCRELTKTYEEIRRGTLAELATWAADGVRGEITVVIGPATPVATDIPALVAKVRARVDKGERLKTVAAEIAEAAGVSKKALYDASL; this comes from the coding sequence GTGAGCGATGTGAACGCAGTATCCGGTTCCGGCCGACTAGTGCTCGCAGCCACCCCGCTCGGTGATGCGAAAGACGCCTCGACCAGGCTGACAGAGGCCCTGGCCGGGGCAGACGTGATAGCCGCCGAGGACACGAGGAGGCTGCGCGCGCTGGCCAGCGCGCTCGGCGTGTCGCCGTCGGGGCGGGTGGTGAGCTTCTACGACGCGGTGGAGACCAGCCGGATACCGAACCTGATCGAAGCGATGACAGAAGGCTCGACAGTGCTGTTGGTGACCGACGCGGGGATGCCCAGCGTCTCGGACCCGGGATATCGACTGGTGACGGCCTGCATCGCAGCGGATGTGCCGGTGACCTGCCTGCCTGGCCCATCGGCGGTGACAACGGCGCTGGCGGTATCCGGCCTGCCATGCGACAGGTTCACCTTCGAAGGATTCGCCCCCCGAAAAGCGGGAGAACGCGGCCGCTGGCTGGGAGAACTGGCGGAGGAACGCCGCACAGCGGTGTTCTTCGAATCCCCCCACCGCCTAGCCGAGACCCTGGCACAAGCAGTCGAGGTGCTCGGCGAAGACCGCGCGGCAGCAGTATGCCGAGAACTGACGAAAACCTACGAGGAAATCCGCCGAGGCACCCTGGCAGAGCTGGCAACATGGGCGGCGGACGGAGTCAGGGGAGAGATCACGGTCGTGATCGGCCCGGCAACACCAGTGGCCACGGACATACCAGCCCTGGTAGCCAAGGTCAGGGCACGCGTGGACAAGGGAGAACGCCTGAAGACCGTAGCCGCAGAGATAGCCGAAGCCGCAGGAGTCAGCAAGAAGGCGCTGTACGACGCCAGCCTCTAG
- a CDS encoding DUF4185 domain-containing protein produces MVRVVATEEIGPVTGAVTRKFGIHATDLGILWDNGQGKLLCAFGDTYGAGWGGDGAGPPEGSDWRCNVLAFASNRDLDAGLRFDAVVAREDGTAAQILERDRQADENTVIPNSGIAVGGYNYLHYMSVRKWGPAGTWDTNYAGIAVSVDGGDTWTKPPGARWPNLPEGDHPFQICAFAAERDHVYLVGTTNGRFGPAYLGRCGRFDVLSPASYSYFADGEWVKDPVRATPVMSGPVGELSVEYNERFRQWIALHLDEERGAIVLRWAPELTGPWADGQVLVDGGDYPAPYGGYLHPWANDGEDVYFTLSQWGPYNVKLMRTRLKSDAPGSGTV; encoded by the coding sequence ATGGTCAGAGTGGTGGCGACTGAAGAGATCGGGCCAGTGACCGGCGCGGTCACACGCAAGTTCGGCATACACGCGACCGACTTGGGAATCCTCTGGGACAACGGTCAGGGCAAGCTGCTGTGCGCTTTCGGGGACACGTACGGCGCCGGCTGGGGTGGCGACGGAGCGGGCCCGCCGGAAGGTTCGGACTGGCGCTGCAATGTCCTCGCGTTCGCCAGCAACCGGGATCTGGACGCGGGGTTGCGGTTCGACGCCGTGGTTGCCCGGGAGGACGGGACTGCCGCGCAGATCCTGGAGCGGGATCGTCAGGCGGACGAGAACACCGTCATCCCCAACTCCGGTATCGCTGTCGGCGGCTACAACTACTTGCACTACATGTCCGTGCGGAAGTGGGGCCCCGCGGGTACGTGGGACACGAATTACGCGGGCATAGCGGTGTCCGTTGACGGGGGTGACACCTGGACCAAGCCGCCGGGCGCGCGCTGGCCCAACTTGCCCGAGGGTGATCATCCTTTCCAGATCTGTGCTTTCGCCGCCGAGCGGGACCACGTCTACCTCGTGGGTACGACCAACGGCCGCTTCGGCCCGGCCTACCTGGGCAGATGTGGCCGGTTCGATGTCCTCAGCCCAGCGTCGTACAGCTACTTCGCTGATGGTGAGTGGGTCAAGGACCCCGTTCGGGCGACGCCGGTGATGAGCGGGCCGGTCGGGGAGTTGTCCGTCGAGTACAACGAGCGGTTTCGCCAGTGGATCGCGCTGCACCTGGACGAGGAGCGGGGCGCGATCGTGCTGCGCTGGGCGCCGGAGTTGACCGGGCCGTGGGCGGACGGGCAGGTCCTGGTCGATGGCGGGGACTATCCCGCGCCCTACGGCGGTTACCTGCATCCCTGGGCCAATGACGGCGAGGACGTGTACTTCACGTTGTCGCAGTGGGGTCCGTACAACGTCAAGCTGATGCGGACCCGGCTTAAATCGGATGCGCCCGGGAGCGGCACCGTCTAG
- the rsgA gene encoding ribosome small subunit-dependent GTPase A translates to MTSLDLTTLGWDDTFAAELPAGTVPGKIARVHSSGAVVIVDGQEQHIEYSSRITLPCVGDWVAVHDGTIAAVLARRTALVRGGVAEDSLSQTLASNVDVIFVVEPACLEGRGGDPNLGRIERLLALAWDSGATPVVLLTKSDLVGERVGEIVSTVMGAAPGVEVHAVCSMTGDGVDVVASYLGVGRTAVLVGPSGAGKSTLVNALAGDDVMETQQVRASDGRGRHTTVHRELLVLPRGGLIIDTPGIRRVSLSGEGNGLDAVFTDIEEFAEQCRFDDCGHTGEPGCAVLAAIESGELPQRRLDSWFKLNREAEWVASRTDARLRQERGRRWKVIHKEMRRSGRHRP, encoded by the coding sequence GTGACTTCGCTTGACCTGACCACGCTCGGCTGGGACGACACTTTCGCCGCCGAGCTGCCCGCCGGAACGGTCCCCGGCAAGATCGCCCGTGTCCACTCCAGTGGTGCGGTGGTCATCGTCGATGGCCAGGAACAACACATCGAGTACTCGTCCCGGATCACGTTGCCCTGCGTCGGCGACTGGGTCGCGGTGCACGACGGCACCATCGCCGCGGTGCTGGCCCGCCGGACCGCGCTCGTGCGCGGCGGGGTGGCCGAGGACTCGCTCAGCCAGACCTTGGCGTCCAACGTGGACGTCATCTTCGTCGTCGAACCGGCTTGCCTGGAAGGGCGCGGGGGCGACCCGAACCTCGGCCGGATCGAGCGCCTGCTCGCGCTGGCGTGGGACAGCGGCGCGACACCTGTGGTGCTGCTGACCAAGTCCGATCTCGTCGGCGAGCGCGTCGGTGAGATCGTCTCGACTGTCATGGGCGCGGCGCCCGGCGTCGAGGTGCACGCGGTTTGTTCGATGACCGGGGACGGCGTCGACGTCGTCGCGTCCTACCTGGGAGTCGGTCGCACGGCCGTGCTCGTCGGGCCGTCCGGCGCCGGGAAGTCCACTTTGGTCAACGCGTTGGCCGGTGATGACGTGATGGAGACGCAACAGGTTCGCGCGTCCGACGGTCGCGGCAGGCACACGACCGTGCACCGGGAGCTGCTCGTGCTCCCGCGTGGCGGGCTGATCATCGACACGCCGGGCATCCGGCGGGTGTCGTTGTCCGGTGAGGGCAACGGGCTCGACGCGGTGTTCACGGACATCGAGGAGTTCGCCGAGCAGTGCCGGTTCGACGACTGCGGCCACACCGGTGAGCCGGGGTGTGCTGTGCTGGCCGCGATCGAGTCCGGTGAGCTGCCCCAGCGCAGGCTCGACAGCTGGTTCAAGCTCAACCGCGAGGCCGAGTGGGTCGCCAGCCGGACGGACGCGCGCCTGCGCCAGGAACGCGGCCGTCGTTGGAAAGTGATCCACAAGGAGATGCGCCGCTCGGGACGGCATCGTCCCTGA
- a CDS encoding ABC transporter permease yields the protein MRDTWLVLLRAARPTLRNPVVIVVGLLQPLLFLLLFGPLLGGSGSWQWFVPGLIIQMGLFGTAYAGFALIPEIRSGALERMRVTPVSRVALLLGRVLHDVALLVVQCALLLAMATLFGFRASLGHVLAGLAFAVLIGVAIGSASYTLALKLKHEYAFAPVLSATVMPLMLLSGVLLPMDQGPGWLYTISRINPFSHVADGVRAVIAGNFDSSSVLTGGIAAVALAAAGLAWGTWSFVRANA from the coding sequence ATGCGTGACACCTGGCTCGTTCTCCTGCGCGCCGCGCGGCCGACCCTGCGCAACCCCGTCGTGATCGTCGTCGGCCTCCTGCAGCCGTTGCTGTTCCTGCTGCTGTTCGGTCCACTGCTCGGCGGATCCGGTTCGTGGCAGTGGTTCGTGCCCGGTCTCATCATCCAGATGGGACTCTTCGGGACCGCGTACGCCGGCTTCGCACTGATCCCGGAGATCCGGTCCGGCGCGTTGGAACGGATGCGCGTCACCCCGGTCAGCCGGGTCGCGCTGCTGCTCGGACGCGTCCTGCACGACGTGGCCTTGCTGGTCGTCCAATGCGCCTTGTTGCTGGCGATGGCCACCCTCTTCGGGTTCCGCGCGTCACTCGGACACGTCCTGGCCGGACTGGCGTTCGCGGTCCTCATCGGTGTCGCCATCGGCTCGGCCTCGTACACGCTCGCGCTGAAACTCAAGCACGAGTACGCGTTCGCGCCCGTGCTCAGCGCGACTGTGATGCCGCTGATGCTGCTGTCAGGTGTGCTGCTGCCGATGGACCAAGGCCCCGGCTGGCTGTACACGATCTCGCGGATCAACCCGTTCAGCCACGTCGCGGACGGCGTCCGCGCGGTGATCGCCGGGAACTTCGACTCCAGTTCCGTGCTCACAGGGGGGATCGCCGCGGTCGCGCTCGCCGCCGCCGGCCTGGCGTGGGGCACGTGGTCGTTCGTCCGCGCCAACGCCTGA
- a CDS encoding ATP-binding cassette domain-containing protein: MIKARDLARQFRTRGHTVDAVQGVDIDVEPGELVGFLGPNGAGKSTTLRMLTTLLRPTAGKAVVAGCDLLADPAGVRERIGYVAQGHGAGVEQKVFQEAESQARFYGLSAAAARRRTGELFEQLALTEVANRIASRLSGGQQRRLDIVMGILHEPQLLFLDEPSAGLDPQSRSNLWEHIRALHRSGTTVFLTTHYLDEADALCDRILVIDHGKIVAEGTPDALKSQVSGDLVQFETDVPAVAAEVAAKVEGARELQTDGNTVRFRVPRGDTQLPGLLRALDHADVSLMSVQVHRPTLDDVFLTMTGRSLREESHA, translated from the coding sequence GTGATCAAGGCACGCGATCTCGCGCGCCAGTTCCGGACCCGCGGCCACACGGTCGACGCGGTCCAAGGCGTCGACATCGACGTCGAACCCGGTGAGCTCGTCGGCTTCCTCGGCCCCAACGGCGCAGGCAAGAGCACGACCCTGCGCATGCTCACCACACTCCTGCGGCCCACCGCGGGCAAGGCCGTGGTCGCGGGATGCGACCTGCTGGCCGATCCAGCGGGCGTGCGCGAACGAATCGGGTACGTCGCACAGGGCCACGGCGCTGGCGTCGAGCAGAAAGTGTTCCAGGAAGCCGAATCCCAGGCCCGGTTCTACGGCCTGTCCGCTGCCGCCGCCCGGCGCCGCACCGGCGAACTGTTCGAGCAGCTCGCGCTCACCGAGGTCGCCAACCGCATCGCGAGCAGGCTGTCCGGCGGGCAGCAACGCCGTCTCGACATCGTGATGGGCATCCTGCACGAGCCGCAGCTGCTGTTCCTCGACGAGCCGTCCGCCGGGCTGGACCCGCAGAGCCGCAGCAACCTCTGGGAGCACATCCGCGCACTGCACCGGTCGGGCACCACGGTCTTCCTGACCACCCACTACCTCGACGAGGCCGACGCGCTCTGCGACCGGATCCTGGTGATCGACCACGGCAAGATCGTCGCCGAGGGGACACCGGACGCGTTGAAGAGCCAGGTCTCCGGCGACCTCGTCCAGTTCGAGACCGACGTGCCGGCCGTCGCGGCCGAGGTCGCGGCCAAAGTCGAAGGCGCGCGGGAACTCCAGACCGACGGCAACACCGTCCGCTTCCGGGTACCGCGCGGGGACACCCAGCTGCCGGGACTGCTTCGCGCACTCGACCACGCGGACGTCAGCCTGATGTCCGTCCAGGTGCACCGGCCGACACTCGACGACGTTTTCCTGACCATGACCGGACGTTCACTGCGGGAGGAGTCCCATGCGTGA
- a CDS encoding PadR family transcriptional regulator, whose protein sequence is MSATRLLVLGVVRMRGEAHGYQVRQDLQLWAADRWANIKPGSIYHALRKLAADGLLQEVATQDSDIGPERVVYRITGHGEGEFFFLLHKAISDTEAGVAMFNSALPFFTTLDRGNLVFLLRNRIQQTKAAAEQTRLLLDQSIAPAEGGPGKPAHVREMFTYWLVTVEAQLTWLQDLVSRLEAGEYTLADDRPDAFGSPPG, encoded by the coding sequence GTGTCAGCGACGCGATTGCTCGTGCTGGGCGTAGTCCGCATGCGCGGGGAGGCCCACGGTTACCAAGTGCGCCAGGACCTGCAACTGTGGGCGGCCGACCGGTGGGCGAACATCAAGCCTGGTTCGATCTACCACGCGCTGCGCAAGCTCGCGGCCGACGGCCTGCTCCAGGAAGTCGCGACGCAGGACAGCGACATCGGCCCGGAGCGGGTCGTGTACCGGATCACCGGGCACGGCGAGGGCGAGTTCTTCTTCCTGCTGCACAAGGCGATCAGCGATACCGAGGCCGGCGTCGCGATGTTCAACTCGGCGCTGCCGTTCTTCACCACGCTCGACCGCGGCAACCTGGTCTTCCTGCTGCGCAACCGCATCCAGCAGACCAAGGCAGCCGCCGAGCAGACCCGCCTGCTGCTCGACCAGAGCATCGCCCCCGCGGAGGGCGGTCCGGGCAAACCCGCGCACGTGCGCGAGATGTTCACGTACTGGCTGGTCACCGTGGAAGCGCAGCTGACCTGGCTGCAGGACCTGGTGAGCAGGCTCGAAGCCGGCGAGTACACGCTTGCCGACGACCGCCCGGACGCTTTCGGCAGCCCACCCGGCTGA
- a CDS encoding TatD family hydrolase yields MTPRKGERPPLPEPLPVPTVDAHTHLDACGAKDAADVSTLVDRAESVGIARVITVADDLAAAVWAADASEWDDRVFAATAVHPTRTAEFTDEDKAVLERLATRPRVVAIGETGLDYYWDYSPPAAQQEAFRWHIDLAKRAGKPLMIHDRDAHDDVMRVLHEEGAPERVVFHCFSGDEEFARKCVDEGFVLSFAGAVTFRNAKELRAAARIVPGDQLLVETDAPFLTPHPFRGRPNEPYCAAYTVRDLAELRGEDVGDVAAAVRDTAERVFRLPSVTSHDSSGGRVT; encoded by the coding sequence GTGACCCCACGAAAAGGTGAGCGCCCGCCGTTGCCCGAGCCGTTGCCGGTACCGACGGTCGACGCGCACACGCACTTGGACGCGTGCGGCGCCAAGGATGCGGCCGACGTGTCCACATTGGTTGACCGGGCCGAGTCGGTCGGCATTGCCCGTGTCATCACGGTTGCCGACGATCTCGCCGCCGCGGTGTGGGCCGCCGACGCGTCGGAATGGGATGACCGCGTGTTCGCCGCGACCGCTGTGCACCCGACCCGCACCGCCGAGTTCACCGACGAGGACAAGGCGGTTCTCGAGCGGCTCGCCACGAGGCCGCGGGTCGTCGCGATCGGCGAGACCGGGCTGGACTACTACTGGGACTACTCGCCGCCGGCCGCGCAGCAGGAGGCGTTCCGGTGGCACATCGACCTGGCCAAGCGGGCGGGCAAGCCGCTGATGATCCACGACCGGGACGCGCACGACGACGTCATGCGCGTCCTGCATGAGGAAGGCGCGCCCGAACGAGTGGTCTTCCACTGCTTCTCCGGCGACGAGGAGTTCGCTCGAAAGTGCGTCGACGAGGGCTTCGTGTTGTCGTTCGCCGGTGCGGTGACGTTCCGGAACGCGAAAGAGCTCAGGGCCGCCGCGCGGATCGTTCCCGGTGATCAGCTGCTCGTGGAGACCGACGCGCCGTTCCTGACGCCACATCCGTTCCGCGGCCGGCCGAACGAGCCCTACTGCGCCGCCTACACCGTGCGGGACCTGGCAGAACTCCGTGGTGAGGATGTGGGTGACGTGGCCGCCGCCGTCCGGGACACCGCAGAGCGGGTTTTCCGGTTGCCATCCGTGACATCCCACGATTCGAGCGGTGGTCGAGTCACCTGA
- a CDS encoding resuscitation-promoting factor, which produces MTDSEHQQRSGFDVDTDWFTPVAKPTTATATLEPAEDQWHDEYSDSLDVVPQDIYAALGPQADELMASVDVDVDELIRLINAETTMLPPILDVPDDLSGDRTLAAPQPKTETAETGLVTAVKKWKRTFLRSAIAAVLFSLTGGGAAAIAMNKSVTVDIDGVEHNVRTYSSTVGEVLEDEGITTGEHDTMSPSPNAGIGDGGKIVVQRGKLLKYSVDGQTQEKWVRGVKTLGEGLRQAGVPTEGKISGDLNSAIPAEGMSVNVQTIKNVTVFDGSNAPKQVQTTAVTVDELLKELQTSLGPEDSVNVAADVKITDGAQVTITRNGVTVVNKAEAIAPPVEEIKDETMDKGTQQVVEAGVPGEKMVTWRITMKNGQETKREKIGEQVTKEPVKKVVKIGAKKPPSPPVSDGAVWDRLAQCEAGGNWAINTGNGYYGGLQFNASTWKAYGGQAYAPNAHQATREQQIAIATKVRDGRGGTYSAWPGCAKKLNLPR; this is translated from the coding sequence GTGACTGACAGCGAACATCAGCAGAGATCTGGCTTTGACGTCGACACCGACTGGTTCACCCCGGTCGCCAAGCCGACGACGGCCACCGCCACTCTGGAGCCCGCCGAGGACCAGTGGCACGACGAGTACTCGGACTCGCTCGATGTAGTCCCGCAGGACATCTACGCGGCGCTCGGTCCCCAGGCCGATGAGCTGATGGCTTCCGTCGACGTCGACGTCGACGAGCTGATCCGGCTGATCAACGCCGAGACCACGATGCTGCCGCCGATCCTGGACGTCCCCGACGACCTGTCCGGCGACCGCACCCTCGCTGCCCCGCAGCCCAAGACTGAGACCGCCGAGACCGGCCTGGTCACCGCGGTCAAGAAGTGGAAGCGCACCTTCCTCAGGAGCGCTATCGCCGCCGTGCTGTTCTCGCTGACCGGTGGCGGTGCCGCCGCGATCGCGATGAACAAGTCCGTCACGGTGGACATCGACGGCGTCGAGCACAACGTCCGCACGTACTCCAGCACCGTCGGCGAGGTCCTCGAGGACGAGGGCATAACCACCGGCGAGCACGACACGATGAGCCCGTCGCCCAACGCCGGGATCGGCGACGGCGGCAAGATCGTCGTCCAGCGCGGCAAGCTGCTGAAGTACAGCGTCGACGGCCAGACCCAGGAGAAGTGGGTCCGCGGCGTCAAGACCCTCGGCGAAGGCCTCCGCCAGGCGGGCGTGCCGACCGAGGGCAAGATCTCCGGCGACCTCAACTCGGCCATCCCCGCCGAGGGCATGTCGGTCAACGTCCAGACCATCAAGAACGTCACGGTCTTCGACGGCTCCAACGCGCCCAAGCAGGTCCAGACCACCGCGGTCACCGTGGACGAGCTGCTCAAGGAGCTGCAGACGTCGCTGGGTCCGGAGGACTCGGTGAACGTGGCGGCCGACGTCAAGATCACCGACGGCGCCCAGGTCACGATCACCCGCAACGGCGTCACCGTGGTCAACAAGGCCGAGGCCATCGCGCCGCCGGTCGAGGAGATCAAAGACGAGACCATGGACAAGGGCACCCAGCAGGTCGTCGAGGCCGGTGTCCCTGGCGAGAAGATGGTCACCTGGCGCATCACCATGAAGAACGGCCAGGAGACCAAGCGCGAGAAGATCGGCGAGCAGGTCACCAAGGAGCCGGTCAAGAAGGTCGTGAAGATCGGCGCGAAGAAGCCGCCGAGCCCGCCGGTCTCCGACGGCGCGGTGTGGGACCGCCTCGCCCAGTGCGAGGCAGGCGGAAACTGGGCCATCAACACCGGCAACGGCTACTACGGCGGTCTCCAGTTCAACGCCAGCACGTGGAAGGCCTACGGCGGCCAGGCGTACGCGCCGAACGCGCACCAGGCCACCCGTGAGCAGCAGATCGCCATCGCGACCAAGGTCCGCGACGGCCGAGGCGGCACCTACAGCGCTTGGCCCGGTTGCGCCAAGAAGCTCAACCTGCCCCGGTAA
- the rsmA gene encoding 16S rRNA (adenine(1518)-N(6)/adenine(1519)-N(6))-dimethyltransferase RsmA has product MTSLLGPAEVRRLAGELDVRPTKKLGQNFVHDPNTVRRIVTTAELSPDDVVLEVGPGLGSLTLALMPACREVVAVEIDPVLARKLPETAAERAPEGKLTVIEADALRVTQEQIGEPTALVANLPYNVAVPVVLHLLAILPSLRTGLVMVQAEVADRMAASPGGRVYGVPSVKLAWYAETKRAATVSRSVFWPVPNVDSALVRMVRRPPPADVDRERLFKLVDAAFAQRRKTLRAALGTWAGSPARAAEILTAAGVDPGLRGEQLTVTDFSRILEAADHHL; this is encoded by the coding sequence GTGACATCGCTGCTTGGCCCAGCCGAGGTCCGCAGGCTGGCCGGTGAGCTGGATGTGCGGCCGACCAAGAAGCTCGGCCAGAACTTCGTGCACGACCCCAACACGGTCCGGCGGATCGTCACGACCGCCGAGCTGAGCCCGGACGACGTCGTGCTCGAGGTGGGGCCGGGCCTCGGCTCCCTCACGCTGGCGCTGATGCCCGCGTGCCGTGAGGTCGTCGCCGTGGAGATCGACCCCGTACTGGCCCGCAAACTGCCCGAGACGGCCGCGGAGCGCGCGCCGGAGGGGAAGCTGACGGTCATCGAGGCGGACGCCCTGCGCGTGACCCAGGAGCAGATCGGCGAGCCGACGGCGCTCGTGGCGAACCTGCCGTACAACGTCGCCGTGCCGGTCGTGCTGCACCTGCTGGCGATCCTGCCGAGCCTGCGCACGGGCCTGGTGATGGTCCAGGCCGAGGTCGCCGACCGGATGGCCGCGAGTCCCGGTGGCCGCGTGTACGGCGTGCCCAGCGTGAAGCTGGCCTGGTACGCCGAGACCAAACGGGCCGCGACGGTGTCCCGATCGGTGTTCTGGCCGGTCCCGAACGTCGACTCGGCGCTCGTGCGGATGGTTCGCCGCCCGCCGCCCGCCGACGTGGACCGCGAGCGGCTCTTCAAGCTCGTGGACGCCGCCTTCGCGCAGCGCCGCAAGACGCTGCGGGCCGCGCTCGGCACGTGGGCCGGATCACCGGCCCGGGCGGCCGAGATCCTCACCGCCGCCGGGGTCGATCCCGGGCTGCGCGGCGAGCAGCTGACGGTGACAGATTTCTCTCGCATTCTGGAAGCGGCCGACCACCATCTGTGA